The following proteins are co-located in the Acidimicrobiia bacterium genome:
- a CDS encoding serine hydrolase domain-containing protein, whose translation MTATHQPTDAHPRRPARRRRELLVPAAVLAMALIATACSSGGGSDSTGSDKQTTPSGEQEATTDGEFVYPGATWTEVTPEDAGVDPAVLQEMADAAESGGSSCLVVTRDGELVGEWYWRGTDASTQGEIFSATKSVTSALVGIAQDQGALDIDDRVSDYVTEWQGTDSEDVTIRNILSNDSGREWDFVTDYVRMGIQAEDKTELAVDLGQQFPPGTEWEYNNAAIQVLDAVVKTATGTDVAAFADEYLFGPTGMDAEMGHDPAGNTNVFFNAQMSCRDLARFGYLWLRDGQWDGDTVVSSEYVEESLTPTPLNSGYGFLFWLNRPGHWVEPSTLAGKPEGDGVPTPGAPEDMFSAQGLGGQVSVGYPSSGIVFTRMAPADLEEAANNQDADVIPELMRLGGQLTEGG comes from the coding sequence TTGACCGCGACCCACCAACCCACCGACGCCCACCCTCGGCGGCCTGCGCGCCGGCGTCGCGAGCTGCTCGTTCCCGCGGCCGTCCTGGCCATGGCGCTCATCGCCACGGCCTGCAGTTCCGGGGGCGGGTCCGACAGCACGGGGAGCGACAAACAGACGACCCCGTCGGGCGAACAGGAAGCGACGACCGACGGGGAGTTCGTCTACCCGGGCGCCACGTGGACGGAGGTCACGCCGGAGGACGCCGGCGTCGACCCGGCGGTCCTCCAGGAGATGGCCGACGCCGCGGAGTCCGGCGGGTCGAGCTGTCTCGTCGTCACCCGCGACGGCGAGCTGGTCGGCGAGTGGTACTGGAGGGGCACCGACGCCTCGACGCAGGGTGAGATCTTCTCGGCGACGAAGTCGGTCACGTCCGCGCTCGTGGGGATCGCCCAGGACCAGGGCGCGCTCGACATCGACGACCGGGTGTCCGACTACGTCACCGAGTGGCAGGGCACCGACAGCGAAGACGTCACCATCCGCAACATCCTGAGCAACGACTCGGGGAGGGAGTGGGACTTCGTGACCGACTACGTGCGTATGGGGATCCAGGCGGAGGACAAGACGGAGCTCGCCGTCGATCTGGGTCAGCAGTTCCCGCCCGGCACCGAGTGGGAGTACAACAACGCGGCCATCCAGGTCCTCGACGCCGTGGTAAAGACGGCGACGGGAACCGACGTCGCCGCTTTCGCCGACGAGTACCTGTTCGGCCCCACGGGCATGGACGCCGAGATGGGCCACGACCCCGCCGGCAACACCAACGTCTTCTTCAATGCACAGATGAGCTGTCGCGATCTGGCGCGCTTCGGCTACCTCTGGTTGCGCGACGGCCAGTGGGACGGTGACACGGTCGTGTCGAGCGAGTACGTCGAGGAGTCACTCACGCCCACACCCCTCAACTCGGGCTACGGATTCCTCTTCTGGCTGAACCGGCCCGGGCACTGGGTCGAGCCGAGCACGCTGGCCGGCAAGCCCGAGGGCGACGGCGTACCGACACCGGGCGCCCCGGAGGACATGTTCTCGGCCCAGGGTCTCGGTGGGCAGGTCAGCGTCGGGTACCCGTCGTCGGGCATCGTGTTCACCCGGATGGCACCCGCCGACCTGGAGGAGGCCGCCAACAACCAGGACGCCGACGTGATACCGGAACTGATGCGCCTCGGTGGTCAACTCACCGAGGGTGGTTAG
- a CDS encoding ABC transporter permease produces the protein MADTVLAADTPRTTSPRNGRLLHNARTVYMVWYRELIRFLRSPARIISGLAQPILFLIVLGAGLNPLVGDSSSGVTYQEFIFPGVLAMSVLFSSLFSAISIVWDREFGFLREMLVAPVSRTSLVLGKAAGGGVVAVMQGVILLILAPFIDVSLDVWQILGVFGLLLVLSFALVAFGIVLASRMQRMESFQMVMALVVNPMLFLSGALFPLNDLPTWLAVLTRLNPATYGVDAIRQVMIPSTPPVTLNGWPVPIWLDVVIVLGMGVIMLGLGVRSFRKVD, from the coding sequence ATGGCCGACACCGTTCTCGCCGCCGACACCCCGCGCACGACATCGCCACGCAACGGCCGCCTCCTGCACAACGCACGGACCGTCTACATGGTCTGGTACCGGGAGCTCATCCGCTTCCTGCGCTCCCCCGCCCGCATCATCTCCGGGCTCGCACAGCCGATCCTGTTCCTGATCGTGCTCGGCGCCGGCCTCAACCCACTCGTGGGCGACAGCTCGTCGGGTGTCACCTACCAGGAGTTCATCTTCCCCGGCGTGTTGGCGATGTCGGTCCTCTTCTCCAGCCTCTTCTCGGCGATCTCCATCGTGTGGGACCGGGAGTTCGGCTTCTTGCGGGAGATGCTGGTGGCGCCGGTGTCGCGCACGAGCCTCGTGCTCGGCAAGGCGGCCGGCGGCGGTGTCGTCGCCGTCATGCAGGGCGTCATCCTCCTCATCCTGGCGCCGTTCATCGACGTGAGCCTCGACGTGTGGCAGATCCTCGGCGTGTTCGGGCTCCTGCTCGTCCTGTCGTTCGCGCTCGTGGCGTTCGGCATCGTGCTGGCGAGCCGCATGCAACGCATGGAGAGCTTCCAGATGGTGATGGCGCTCGTCGTCAACCCGATGCTGTTCCTGTCGGGTGCGCTCTTCCCGCTCAACGACCTGCCGACCTGGCTGGCGGTCCTCACGCGCCTCAACCCCGCCACCTACGGAGTCGACGCCATCCGTCAGGTGATGATCCCGAGCACCCCGCCGGTCACGCTGAACGGCTGGCCGGTTCCGATCTGGCTCGACGTCGTGATCGTCCTCGGGATGGGCGTGATCATGCTCGGCCTCGGTGTCCGCTCGTTCCGCAAGGTCGACTGA
- a CDS encoding ATP-binding cassette domain-containing protein translates to MPPSRKAVEVDGLVRRFGDFTAVDGISFDVEPGELFGFLGPNGAGKTTSISILCTLLNPSGGSARVAGYDVVDQRDEVRTNIGLVFQEITLDDYLTGEENLRFHAVLYGLRREQIEERMPPLLEMVGLTDWVDKQVRFYSGGMQRRLEIARGLLHAPKVLFLDEPTIGLDPQTRSHIWDYVDQLRRRESTTLFLTTHYMDEAERCDRIAIIDRGSIVAIDTPDNLKASVGTDTVTITTDDEDDARRVIARELGVDGEPCTEGLRLQVPEGEKFVPRLFQTPGIGVQSVAVRRPSLDDVFIKYTGRDLRDAESDATEQLKSNSMVQAFRKR, encoded by the coding sequence GTGCCTCCCAGCCGCAAAGCCGTCGAGGTCGACGGCCTCGTCCGGAGATTCGGCGACTTCACGGCCGTCGACGGGATCTCCTTCGACGTCGAGCCCGGTGAGCTGTTCGGTTTCCTCGGTCCCAACGGCGCCGGGAAGACGACGTCCATCTCGATCCTGTGCACCCTGCTCAACCCGAGTGGAGGCTCGGCCCGTGTCGCCGGCTACGACGTCGTGGATCAGCGCGACGAGGTCCGCACCAACATCGGACTCGTGTTCCAGGAGATCACCCTCGACGACTACCTCACCGGCGAGGAGAACCTGCGTTTCCACGCCGTGCTCTACGGCCTGCGCCGTGAGCAGATCGAGGAGAGGATGCCGCCGCTTCTCGAGATGGTGGGCCTCACCGACTGGGTCGACAAGCAGGTGCGCTTCTACTCCGGAGGGATGCAGCGCCGCCTCGAGATCGCCCGGGGGCTCCTCCACGCGCCGAAGGTCCTCTTCCTCGACGAGCCGACGATCGGCCTCGACCCGCAGACCCGCTCACACATCTGGGACTACGTCGACCAGTTGCGCCGGCGCGAGTCGACGACGCTCTTCCTCACGACGCACTACATGGACGAGGCGGAGCGCTGCGACCGCATCGCCATCATCGACCGCGGTTCCATCGTCGCGATCGACACACCCGACAACCTGAAGGCCTCCGTCGGCACCGACACCGTCACGATCACCACCGACGACGAGGACGATGCCCGGCGGGTGATCGCCCGCGAGCTCGGCGTCGACGGAGAGCCCTGTACGGAGGGGCTGCGCCTCCAGGTGCCCGAAGGTGAGAAGTTCGTCCCGCGACTCTTCCAGACTCCCGGGATCGGCGTGCAGTCCGTCGCGGTGCGCCGTCCGAGTCTCGACGACGTCTTCATCAAGTACACCGGTCGGGACCTGCGCGACGCGGAGTCCGACGCGACCGAGCAGCTCAAGTCCAACTCCATGGTGCAGGCATTCCGGAAGCGCTGA
- a CDS encoding rhodanese-like domain-containing protein, which yields MGLINRSGVPSVRPAEYRSEPADTWLLDVREPDEWAAGHAPDAHHVPLGSLESHRFDLPVNLRILCICRSGGRSAEATATLTEWGFDAYNLEGGMQSWEAEGMPVVTDEGSEGSVI from the coding sequence ATGGGACTCATCAACCGCTCCGGTGTTCCGTCGGTGCGCCCGGCCGAGTACCGCTCCGAGCCGGCCGACACCTGGCTGCTCGACGTGCGCGAGCCCGACGAGTGGGCCGCCGGTCACGCGCCCGACGCCCACCACGTCCCGCTCGGGTCACTCGAGAGCCACCGCTTCGACCTCCCGGTCAACCTCCGGATCCTGTGCATCTGCCGGTCGGGAGGGCGCTCGGCTGAGGCAACCGCCACCCTCACGGAGTGGGGCTTCGACGCCTACAACCTCGAGGGCGGTATGCAGTCGTGGGAGGCGGAGGGCATGCCCGTGGTCACCGACGAGGGCTCCGAGGGCTCGGTGATCTGA
- the trxA gene encoding thioredoxin — MPDIINVDDSTFAAEVLDSDVPVIVDFWAEWCGPCRMVAPELESLAADRDDVKVVKVDVDAAQNTAMNYRIQSIPTIGLFKDGQMAAVSVGAKPRAGIEADLGLGAVV, encoded by the coding sequence ATGCCCGACATCATCAACGTCGACGACTCAACCTTCGCTGCGGAGGTCCTCGACAGCGACGTTCCCGTGATCGTGGACTTCTGGGCCGAGTGGTGCGGCCCGTGCCGCATGGTCGCCCCCGAGCTCGAGTCGCTCGCCGCCGACCGCGACGACGTGAAGGTCGTGAAGGTCGACGTCGACGCCGCACAGAACACGGCCATGAACTACCGGATCCAGAGCATCCCGACCATCGGCCTGTTCAAGGACGGGCAGATGGCCGCCGTGTCGGTCGGCGCCAAACCGCGGGCCGGAATCGAGGCCGACCTCGGACTGGGCGCCGTGGTCTGA
- a CDS encoding rhodanese-like domain-containing protein, producing MHVTQYYLDCLSHASYLVGDTTTGRAAVVDPQRDVSEYLRDAEAEGLTIEWVLETHFHADFLSGHLELADATGATIGFGEAARADFDFEPLADGQRIDLGRVTLEVLATPGHTPESISIVVWDTEQSTGTPYGVLTGDTLFVGDVGRPDLLASSGVSADDLARRLYHSLHDKLLILPDETRVFPAHGAGSACGKNLSTETQSTIGEQKRTNYALAPMSEDDFVEVVTQGQGVAPLYFSFAADANKATHDLMAEAEPPPALDLEGVLSYQADGAVVVDTRDQMEFAAGHLPGSVNVGLGGRFAEYAGDVARPGQPIVLVGDPGTELEAKVRLGRIGFDTVVGYLEDPIRALVEHADLAECSSRVTAAELAELLDDDADLQLIDLRNPGELEGGTVPAAATVPLATLLDDPGGLDRSVPTVVYCAGGYRSSIASSALSARGFSDVSDLVGGFQAWASADRPVAAAPTASSDDPVDAG from the coding sequence GTGCACGTCACGCAGTACTACCTGGACTGCCTGTCCCACGCCTCCTACCTCGTCGGCGACACGACGACGGGACGGGCCGCTGTCGTCGACCCGCAACGGGACGTCTCGGAGTACCTGCGCGACGCCGAGGCCGAGGGGCTCACGATCGAGTGGGTCCTGGAAACCCACTTCCACGCCGACTTCCTCTCGGGGCACCTCGAGCTCGCCGATGCCACCGGTGCGACGATCGGCTTCGGCGAGGCCGCGCGGGCCGACTTCGACTTCGAGCCCCTGGCCGACGGGCAACGGATCGACCTCGGCCGGGTCACTCTCGAGGTCCTCGCGACGCCCGGTCACACGCCCGAGTCGATCAGCATCGTCGTGTGGGACACCGAGCAGAGCACGGGGACGCCCTACGGCGTGCTCACCGGCGACACGCTCTTCGTCGGCGACGTCGGCCGGCCCGACCTGCTCGCGTCCTCGGGTGTGAGCGCCGACGACCTGGCGCGGCGCCTCTACCACTCACTCCACGACAAGCTCCTCATCCTCCCCGACGAGACACGTGTGTTCCCGGCGCACGGGGCGGGGTCGGCATGCGGCAAGAACCTCTCGACAGAGACGCAGTCGACGATCGGGGAGCAGAAGCGCACCAACTACGCGCTCGCGCCGATGAGCGAGGACGACTTCGTGGAGGTCGTCACGCAGGGCCAGGGCGTGGCACCGCTCTACTTCTCGTTCGCCGCCGACGCCAACAAGGCAACGCACGACCTCATGGCCGAGGCGGAACCACCACCGGCTCTCGACCTCGAAGGCGTTCTCTCGTACCAGGCGGACGGGGCAGTGGTGGTCGACACGCGGGACCAGATGGAGTTCGCGGCCGGCCACCTCCCGGGCTCGGTCAACGTCGGGCTCGGCGGGCGCTTCGCCGAGTACGCCGGCGACGTGGCGCGGCCCGGTCAGCCGATCGTCCTCGTCGGTGATCCGGGCACCGAGCTGGAGGCGAAGGTCCGCCTCGGACGTATCGGGTTCGACACGGTCGTGGGATACCTGGAGGACCCGATCCGGGCACTCGTCGAACACGCGGACCTGGCGGAGTGCAGCTCCCGGGTCACGGCCGCAGAGCTGGCGGAGCTCCTCGACGACGACGCCGATCTCCAGCTGATCGACCTCCGGAACCCCGGAGAGCTCGAGGGCGGAACCGTCCCCGCCGCGGCAACGGTGCCCCTTGCCACGCTGCTCGACGACCCGGGCGGGCTCGACCGGTCGGTTCCCACCGTCGTGTACTGCGCGGGCGGCTACCGGTCGTCCATCGCCTCGAGCGCGCTGTCGGCGCGCGGTTTCTCCGACGTCTCCGACCTCGTCGGCGGTTTCCAGGCCTGGGCCTCGGCGGACCGACCCGTCGCAGCCGCACCGACAGCGTCGTCCGACGACCCCGTCGACGCAGGCTGA
- a CDS encoding sulfite exporter TauE/SafE family protein, whose product MNLRGLLASPLGFLIGLVMGALGGGGAVLAVPALVYVAGQTPKNATASALLIVMCTAIGGLLAHSRDGNVQWGVGLAFGSGGVVGALLGSALNTLVDDDVLLLAFSGLLLVVSASMFRQARDPRFDREPGVVDDGDPVPHALAGRPGKVAEVAALGIGVGVVTGFFGVGGGFIIVPVLMVVLKFPVHQAVGTSLLVISINSLVSLIARQAWGSIEWSVALPFTVAALLGVVTGNWLAKRVRSRVLIRAFAQLLIVIALYTALDTALSM is encoded by the coding sequence ATGAACCTCCGTGGTCTCCTGGCCTCACCGCTCGGATTCCTCATCGGCCTCGTCATGGGCGCGTTGGGTGGCGGCGGTGCCGTGCTCGCGGTGCCGGCGCTCGTCTACGTGGCCGGACAGACTCCCAAGAACGCGACGGCCAGCGCCCTCCTCATCGTGATGTGCACAGCGATCGGAGGTCTTCTGGCGCACTCGCGTGACGGAAACGTGCAATGGGGTGTCGGGCTCGCCTTCGGCTCCGGTGGTGTCGTCGGAGCGCTGCTCGGCTCCGCCCTCAACACGCTGGTCGACGACGACGTGCTGCTCCTGGCGTTCTCGGGGCTGCTCCTGGTCGTGTCGGCGTCGATGTTCCGCCAGGCCCGTGACCCGAGGTTCGACCGCGAGCCCGGTGTCGTGGACGACGGCGACCCTGTACCCCACGCGCTCGCGGGCCGTCCGGGGAAGGTCGCGGAGGTCGCGGCCCTGGGCATCGGTGTGGGGGTGGTGACGGGCTTCTTCGGGGTCGGCGGCGGGTTCATCATCGTCCCGGTCCTCATGGTCGTGTTGAAGTTCCCGGTCCACCAGGCCGTGGGAACGTCGCTCCTGGTCATCTCGATCAACTCGCTCGTGTCGCTGATCGCCCGGCAGGCCTGGGGATCCATCGAGTGGTCCGTGGCGCTCCCGTTCACCGTGGCGGCGCTGCTCGGGGTCGTCACCGGCAACTGGCTCGCGAAGCGCGTGCGATCGCGTGTGCTGATCCGGGCGTTCGCCCAGCTGCTGATCGTGATCGCGCTCTACACGGCCCTCGACACGGCCCTGTCGATGTAG
- a CDS encoding MOSC domain-containing protein, with amino-acid sequence MGGILVSVNVGRVRTVERDGENPDTAIWKSPVEGRVRVAGVQIAGDSQADRDAHGGPDRVAYAYAAEDLGYWSEQVGRPLEPGSVGENLTTRGVDVTGALIGERWRVGTALFEVAQPRVPCWKLGHRMGDLSFPRRFREAGRPGAYLRLLEEGEIGAGDSIGVTAPATASLSVAEVARIHGAERHRSGELLALGALSADWVAWARDRATA; translated from the coding sequence GTGGGAGGCATTCTCGTGTCGGTGAACGTGGGTCGTGTCCGCACCGTCGAGCGCGACGGGGAGAATCCCGACACGGCCATCTGGAAGTCGCCCGTCGAGGGCCGCGTGCGGGTTGCCGGCGTGCAGATCGCCGGCGATTCGCAGGCCGACAGGGACGCGCACGGAGGCCCCGACCGTGTCGCCTACGCCTACGCCGCCGAAGACCTCGGGTACTGGTCGGAACAGGTCGGCCGCCCGCTGGAGCCCGGGTCGGTGGGGGAGAACCTCACGACCCGCGGTGTCGACGTCACCGGGGCGCTCATCGGAGAGCGGTGGCGGGTCGGCACGGCCCTGTTCGAGGTCGCCCAACCCCGCGTGCCCTGCTGGAAACTGGGCCACCGGATGGGCGACCTGTCGTTCCCGAGGCGCTTCCGGGAGGCGGGGCGCCCCGGCGCCTACCTCCGGCTGCTCGAGGAGGGCGAGATCGGCGCCGGCGACTCGATCGGGGTCACCGCCCCGGCGACTGCCAGCCTGAGCGTCGCCGAGGTCGCCCGGATCCACGGAGCGGAGCGCCACCGGTCGGGTGAGCTGCTGGCGCTCGGCGCCCTGTCGGCCGACTGGGTGGCGTGGGCGCGCGACCGTGCCACCGCCTGA
- a CDS encoding class I SAM-dependent methyltransferase — translation MLGSDLPVRIRLYDGSAIGDPDAACTVVVRSPDALRRIVWAPGELGFGRAFVAGDIDVEGDIFDGLALRDRFPNIRIRPGDWWEAIKSVGPSGLRPLPPPPEEAHLHGRLHSPERDAAAIAHHYDVSNDFYRLVLGPSMTYSCAVWSDPSIDLADAQANKYELICRKLGLGPGMRLLDVGCGWGGMVKHAAKHHGVTGVGVTLSRRQAEWAEKDLADAGLSDKVEIRVQDYRDIADGPYDAISSIGMFEHVGLARLGTYFESLYRLLAPGGRLLNHGISSPPRHREPLRYRLRRRHRISPFIDHYVFPDGELHEVGEVTSAIQATGFEVRHLETLREHYALTLRAWVANLQANWDDAVAEAGAARARIWLLYMAASAINFEGNRTQVHQILATKTPGDDSPSGVSVGDAGMALRPDFGI, via the coding sequence ATGCTCGGATCCGACCTCCCCGTGCGCATCCGCCTCTACGACGGCAGCGCCATCGGCGACCCCGACGCAGCGTGCACCGTGGTCGTGCGGTCTCCCGACGCGCTGCGCCGGATCGTGTGGGCGCCGGGTGAGCTCGGGTTCGGTCGGGCGTTCGTGGCGGGCGACATCGACGTCGAGGGTGACATCTTCGACGGGCTGGCTCTGCGCGACCGCTTCCCCAATATCCGCATCCGACCCGGCGACTGGTGGGAGGCCATCAAGTCGGTCGGGCCGTCGGGGCTGCGCCCGCTCCCCCCACCGCCCGAGGAGGCCCACCTCCACGGCAGGCTCCACTCACCTGAGCGCGACGCTGCCGCCATCGCCCACCACTACGACGTGTCGAACGACTTCTACCGACTCGTCCTGGGCCCCTCGATGACCTACTCCTGTGCCGTGTGGTCCGACCCGTCGATCGACCTGGCCGACGCCCAGGCCAACAAGTACGAGCTCATCTGCCGCAAGCTCGGCCTCGGCCCCGGCATGCGTCTCCTCGACGTGGGCTGCGGCTGGGGCGGCATGGTCAAGCACGCCGCGAAGCACCACGGCGTCACCGGTGTCGGTGTGACGTTGTCGCGCCGTCAGGCGGAGTGGGCCGAGAAGGACCTCGCCGACGCGGGACTGTCCGACAAGGTCGAGATCCGCGTCCAGGACTACCGCGACATCGCCGACGGCCCTTACGACGCCATCAGCTCCATCGGCATGTTCGAGCACGTCGGCCTGGCCCGACTCGGTACGTATTTCGAGTCGCTCTACCGGCTGCTGGCACCCGGTGGGCGCCTCCTCAACCACGGCATCAGCTCACCGCCGCGCCACAGGGAGCCGCTGCGCTACCGGCTCCGGCGCCGCCACCGCATCTCACCGTTCATCGACCATTACGTCTTCCCCGACGGTGAGCTCCACGAGGTCGGCGAGGTCACGTCCGCCATCCAGGCGACCGGTTTCGAGGTCCGCCACCTCGAGACGCTGCGGGAGCACTACGCCCTCACGCTGCGGGCGTGGGTCGCGAACCTCCAGGCGAACTGGGACGACGCCGTTGCCGAGGCGGGCGCGGCCCGCGCCCGGATCTGGCTTCTCTACATGGCGGCGTCGGCGATCAACTTCGAGGGGAACCGCACACAGGTCCACCAGATCCTCGCCACGAAGACCCCCGGCGACGACAGCCCGTCCGGAGTGAGCGTCGGCGACGCCGGCATGGCGCTCCGACCAGACTTCGGGATCTGA
- a CDS encoding 4Fe-4S binding protein, producing MSLTVLEECLGCGACETVCPTGAISQSDDFRVAYVVDPLLCNDCRECVPICPVDVLVDDPSWAVCEGRGCPLTSSRLAGWECTQGQGRCTTCGAMLWSSPDGGGWLCPRCDGRSRVMCPKTRKLEVAG from the coding sequence ATGAGTCTCACGGTCCTCGAGGAATGCCTCGGCTGTGGAGCGTGCGAGACGGTGTGCCCCACGGGCGCCATCAGCCAGAGCGACGACTTCCGTGTCGCCTACGTGGTCGATCCGCTGCTCTGCAACGACTGCCGGGAGTGCGTGCCGATCTGCCCGGTCGACGTGCTCGTCGACGATCCCTCGTGGGCTGTCTGTGAGGGTCGCGGCTGCCCGCTGACGTCGTCGCGGCTCGCGGGGTGGGAGTGCACCCAGGGTCAGGGACGCTGTACGACGTGTGGAGCGATGCTGTGGTCTTCTCCCGACGGCGGCGGGTGGCTCTGTCCGCGCTGTGACGGCCGGTCACGGGTGATGTGCCCCAAGACGCGCAAACTCGAGGTGGCCGGGTAA
- a CDS encoding ferritin-like domain-containing protein → MGKPVIDWSYVERVQQGELDLDWLRKWNHEVDGEVVPSRIGLTMRDIAVGQYGDIPETAPMRTMAPRGSERDADLPDMGYTINTKDEVWAENVMDLYEEGVSRQWSATRDIPWSEIPDLDPDIEHAMCQFSTFLSEVEMIASDFPAKWMWQINHDFVETKMFLASQIMDEARHTEVFRKRALAKGGGLGRAKTTTEYFLKLVLDAQNYQEGSALMHLLGEGMVLSVFRAGELISPSPVEKKIFRLCMQDEARHVAYGTMHLRHVLEQDPDKAEEFHEYLDAGEEIIAALFTVPEVVEPLTVIIAGGADAAADVGDEASNMLQGRVITEYLQRCDRAGLDRRSRIKIPGVLTGFDPATAGVTSADAYAQAGQPVAVN, encoded by the coding sequence ATGGGCAAGCCGGTCATCGACTGGAGCTACGTGGAGCGGGTCCAACAGGGTGAGCTGGACCTCGACTGGCTGCGCAAGTGGAACCACGAGGTGGACGGCGAGGTCGTGCCGTCGCGCATCGGGCTCACGATGCGAGACATCGCGGTCGGCCAGTACGGCGACATACCCGAGACCGCTCCCATGCGCACCATGGCGCCACGCGGATCCGAACGCGACGCCGACCTGCCCGACATGGGCTACACGATCAACACCAAGGACGAGGTCTGGGCCGAGAACGTCATGGACCTCTACGAGGAGGGCGTCAGCCGTCAGTGGTCGGCGACCCGCGACATCCCGTGGAGCGAGATCCCCGATCTCGATCCCGACATCGAGCACGCGATGTGTCAGTTCTCGACGTTCCTCTCCGAGGTCGAGATGATCGCCTCCGACTTCCCCGCCAAGTGGATGTGGCAGATCAACCACGACTTCGTCGAGACCAAAATGTTCCTGGCGAGCCAGATCATGGACGAGGCGCGCCACACCGAGGTGTTCAGGAAGCGGGCGTTGGCGAAGGGCGGCGGTCTCGGCCGGGCGAAGACCACCACCGAGTACTTCCTGAAGCTCGTGCTCGACGCGCAGAACTACCAGGAGGGTTCCGCTCTCATGCACCTTCTCGGTGAGGGCATGGTGCTCTCGGTGTTCCGGGCCGGCGAGCTGATCTCGCCGAGTCCCGTCGAGAAGAAGATCTTCCGGCTCTGCATGCAGGACGAGGCGCGCCATGTCGCCTACGGCACCATGCACCTGCGCCACGTGCTGGAGCAGGATCCCGACAAGGCCGAGGAGTTCCACGAGTACCTCGACGCGGGTGAGGAGATCATCGCGGCCCTCTTCACCGTTCCCGAGGTCGTCGAGCCGCTGACCGTCATCATCGCCGGTGGTGCCGACGCGGCGGCCGACGTGGGGGACGAGGCGTCGAACATGCTCCAGGGGCGCGTGATCACCGAGTACCTCCAACGCTGCGATCGCGCCGGGCTCGACCGCCGGTCGCGCATCAAGATCCCGGGCGTGCTCACAGGCTTCGATCCCGCCACCGCGGGCGTCACGAGCGCCGATGCATACGCGCAGGCCGGCCAACCGGTCGCGGTCAACTGA
- a CDS encoding acyl-CoA dehydrogenase family protein — protein MVDCALTPDQDDIRRLARDFAVNEIRPVAAHYDEVEEVPWPVLRRANEIGLLSFGLPEAYGGGGVPGGLVGTTNFVVMEELAWGCAAIATTIGSSIYAAGPILAFGTPEQHARFIPRFCDPDTVRLGALCITEPHGGSDVAAMRTTFRREGDEYVLDGTKCFITNGGIADLHIVFAVARPGGGWPHMAAFIVEQGNPGLRMGKVERKLGVRASHTAEVVLSDCRVPLENRLGGEPGGESTGGATGESGDRSDANPLMLLQYSRMTFAAAAVGLARAAFEYALDHAQQRESFGRRIADHQAVASLLADMAMGVDAARLLVWRAGWMVDTGAPLDRAEGSMAKCYAADAAVAVTRDAVQILGGHGYMRDHPVEKWYRDAKVYQIWEGTNEIQRTVIARALTG, from the coding sequence GTGGTCGACTGCGCACTCACGCCGGACCAGGACGACATACGCCGCCTGGCGCGGGACTTCGCCGTGAACGAGATCCGCCCGGTCGCGGCCCACTACGACGAGGTCGAGGAGGTGCCGTGGCCGGTGCTCCGGCGGGCGAACGAGATCGGGCTCCTCTCGTTCGGGCTCCCCGAGGCCTACGGCGGAGGCGGCGTTCCCGGCGGCCTGGTCGGGACGACGAACTTCGTCGTGATGGAGGAGCTGGCCTGGGGCTGCGCGGCGATCGCCACGACGATCGGCTCCTCGATCTACGCGGCCGGGCCGATTCTGGCATTCGGCACGCCCGAACAGCACGCGCGGTTCATCCCCCGGTTCTGCGACCCCGACACCGTGAGGCTCGGCGCCCTGTGCATCACCGAGCCCCACGGCGGGTCCGACGTCGCGGCGATGCGCACGACGTTCCGCCGGGAGGGCGACGAGTACGTGCTGGACGGCACGAAGTGTTTCATCACCAACGGAGGGATCGCCGATCTCCACATCGTCTTCGCGGTGGCACGTCCGGGCGGAGGGTGGCCACACATGGCGGCGTTCATCGTCGAACAGGGAAATCCCGGCCTGAGGATGGGCAAGGTCGAACGCAAGCTCGGTGTACGTGCGTCACACACCGCCGAGGTGGTGCTCTCCGACTGCCGCGTTCCGCTGGAGAATCGGCTCGGCGGGGAGCCGGGAGGGGAGTCGACCGGTGGGGCGACCGGTGAGAGCGGAGATCGCAGCGACGCCAACCCGCTGATGCTGCTCCAGTACTCGCGCATGACCTTCGCCGCGGCCGCGGTCGGACTGGCGCGCGCCGCTTTCGAGTACGCGCTCGATCATGCGCAACAACGGGAGTCGTTCGGCCGCAGGATCGCCGATCACCAGGCGGTCGCGTCGTTGCTCGCGGACATGGCGATGGGCGTCGACGCGGCACGCCTGCTGGTGTGGCGCGCGGGCTGGATGGTCGACACCGGAGCGCCACTGGACCGCGCCGAGGGATCCATGGCGAAGTGCTATGCGGCCGACGCCGCGGTGGCGGTGACCCGGGATGCGGTCCAGATCCTCGGTGGGCACGGGTACATGCGCGATCACCCTGTCGAGAAGTGGTACCGGGACGCCAAGGTGTACCAGATCTGGGAGGGCACCAACGAGATCCAGCGCACGGTCATCGCCCGGGCGCTCACGGGCTGA